Proteins found in one Nostoc sp. NIES-3756 genomic segment:
- a CDS encoding glycosyltransferase family 2 protein, translated as MDKNYLNPKITVIMPVYNSEKYIETAIDSIINQTFTNFELLIIDDCSSDKSLEIIKSYHDQRIKLLQNDINLGVVPTRNKGLHQSQGEYIAFLDSDDYAYPSRLEEQLEFMENNPDFGMIGSWVEVINEKDDLTGEIWKYIEPYHKIPSILLFQNYFAQSAVFIRKSILAGDFYKHQRAEDYDLWVRIAKKSKVGNIQKVLIKYRQHSNSRSQKAVAEIEQSLREIVSQQLNYLGIEPTLEELSLHRELVSYVHTDISMSTHYIKDVANWLTLLRNANRKTGIYGHHDFNQVLADIQLKNIIQWVERVKTEIQTFQEALDNKNYKLQEINNEFQQQKLWIEQLQAGKDWLESQYYLWMQTAQQTQLALEQSQSQLQQTQLALEQSQSQLQQTQLALEQSQSQLQQTQLALEQSQSQLQQTQLALEQSQSQLQQTQLVIAEMQSSRFWKLRTQWFKLKRLLGVCE; from the coding sequence ATGGATAAAAATTATCTTAATCCTAAAATTACGGTGATAATGCCTGTTTATAATAGCGAGAAATATATTGAAACTGCTATTGATAGTATTATTAACCAAACTTTTACTAATTTTGAATTGCTTATTATTGATGATTGTTCATCTGATAAAAGCTTAGAAATTATAAAATCTTATCATGATCAACGAATAAAATTATTACAAAATGATATTAATTTAGGCGTGGTGCCAACTAGAAATAAAGGTTTACATCAATCTCAGGGTGAATACATTGCTTTTCTAGATTCTGATGACTATGCCTATCCATCCAGATTAGAAGAACAACTTGAATTTATGGAAAATAACCCAGACTTTGGTATGATTGGGTCGTGGGTCGAAGTCATAAATGAAAAAGACGATTTAACTGGAGAAATTTGGAAATATATTGAACCTTATCATAAGATTCCTTCTATACTTCTATTCCAGAATTATTTTGCTCAATCGGCTGTTTTCATCCGCAAAAGTATATTGGCTGGGGATTTTTATAAACATCAAAGAGCAGAGGATTATGACTTATGGGTAAGAATAGCAAAAAAATCTAAAGTTGGTAATATTCAAAAGGTTTTAATTAAGTATCGGCAACATTCTAATTCTCGAAGTCAAAAAGCAGTAGCCGAAATTGAACAAAGTCTGCGTGAAATCGTTTCTCAACAGCTAAATTATTTAGGTATCGAACCTACACTTGAAGAGTTATCATTACATAGAGAATTAGTATCCTATGTTCATACTGATATATCTATGTCTACGCATTATATCAAAGATGTTGCGAATTGGTTAACCTTGCTAAGGAATGCTAATCGTAAAACAGGTATATATGGGCATCACGACTTTAATCAGGTATTAGCAGATATTCAGTTAAAAAACATTATTCAATGGGTAGAAAGAGTAAAGACAGAAATACAAACATTTCAAGAAGCATTGGATAATAAAAATTATAAATTGCAAGAAATTAATAATGAGTTCCAACAACAGAAATTGTGGATAGAGCAGCTACAAGCTGGAAAAGATTGGCTTGAATCTCAATATTATCTTTGGATGCAAACTGCACAACAAACACAGTTAGCATTAGAACAGTCACAATCTCAACTGCAACAAACACAGTTAGCATTAGAACAGTCACAATCTCAACTGCAACAAACACAGTTAGCATTAGAACAGTCACAATCTCAACTGCAACAAACACAGTTAGCATTAGAACAGTCACAATCTCAACTGCAACAAACACAGTTAGCATTAGAACAGTCACAATCTCAACTGCAACAAACACAGTTGGTAATTGCGGAAATGCAGTCTAGTAGATTCTGGAAGTTAAGAACACAATGGTTTAAGTTAAAAAGATTATTGGGGGTTTGTGAATAA
- a CDS encoding NAD-dependent epimerase/dehydratase family protein, translating into MNKAIVTGGAGFIGSHLVEQLVQRGNNVTVYDNLTSGRLSNLSSLKSDVDLIKGDIRDKNKLVSSMYKADWVFHLAALTSVSYSVADPLLTYEINVTGTLNVLWAALRAGVSRVVIASSCAVYGEVCQPFLKETDLPKPKSPYATSKLITEIVAEDFYQSYGLEVICLRFFNVYGSRQRADSEYAAVIPRFLQCYKEKQAPQVYGDGLQSRDFIHVTDVARANILAMLLPSTLLTSHRVFNVGTGVNTKILEIIDIISNKFGYQMEIKFQEAKKGDIKNSTADCTLTREKLGLTNTVDIKTGIRELIDQESTT; encoded by the coding sequence GTGAATAAAGCAATAGTAACTGGCGGAGCAGGATTTATTGGCTCTCATCTAGTGGAACAACTAGTTCAAAGAGGAAATAATGTCACAGTTTATGATAATTTAACTTCTGGTAGGTTAAGTAATTTAAGTTCACTAAAATCTGATGTTGATCTCATCAAGGGAGACATTAGAGATAAAAACAAATTAGTTTCATCTATGTATAAAGCTGACTGGGTATTTCATTTAGCCGCTTTAACGTCAGTTTCTTACTCAGTTGCAGATCCGTTACTCACTTACGAAATCAATGTTACAGGAACATTAAATGTTCTTTGGGCAGCTTTAAGAGCAGGTGTATCAAGAGTAGTTATAGCTTCAAGTTGTGCTGTCTATGGAGAAGTTTGCCAGCCATTCTTAAAAGAAACAGACTTACCTAAACCAAAGTCGCCCTATGCCACTAGTAAGTTAATAACAGAGATAGTAGCAGAAGATTTTTACCAATCCTACGGTTTAGAAGTTATTTGCTTGAGGTTCTTTAATGTGTACGGTTCTCGTCAACGAGCAGATTCAGAATATGCAGCTGTGATTCCTCGCTTTCTACAATGTTACAAAGAAAAACAAGCTCCACAGGTATATGGTGATGGTTTGCAAAGTAGAGATTTTATCCATGTTACTGATGTTGCAAGAGCAAACATTTTAGCTATGTTACTACCTAGTACCTTGTTAACTAGTCATAGGGTTTTTAATGTTGGGACTGGAGTAAATACTAAAATATTAGAAATTATTGACATAATATCTAACAAATTTGGATATCAGATGGAAATAAAATTTCAAGAAGCAAAAAAAGGAGATATTAAAAATTCGACAGCTGACTGTACCTTAACTAGGGAAAAACTTGGTTTGACTAACACAGTAGATATCAAAACTGGTATTAGAGAATTAATTGATCAGGAGAGTACTACCTAA
- a CDS encoding glycosyltransferase, with amino-acid sequence MFVCQPYKSIKEFITVIQNQKCNFGRIANDKPTVSIISSFYNAHEYFEETYASLKQQTFQDFEWIIIDDCSTEQKSIDLFASLNTTELNIIKIYHPHNKGLSAGRNTAISHAVGKYLFFMDLDDLLEPTYLEKCVLFLETNPDFSLVNSYNVGFQAQEYWWSHGFEKCSRFIEQNWITAMLMYRKEDFDKLGGFDEDLRFYEDWERWLRAIANKQKCWTIPEYLHCYRRNSSGLLLTSIKDTIQNNQTIEIIQSRYKHFFKDGSVQNTSLKRPSAFEINLQHYRLPIQNYLGEQQPCKRILCFFPWLEVGGADKFNLDLVTLLAERGYKITITTTLKSQHPWHHHFYNVTYDIFHLDNLLHDTQLLAFASYLIKSRQIDIVFISNSYIAYYLVPLLKIEFPNVIFIDYVHTDDPGWRKCGYPRISCQLTQFLDRQVVSSSYLLNFYKNLNPDTESKLSVCYTNEDTNKWTRNQEKGTKLRQELGIDNDKILLLYPARIVGQKRPLLLVDIVKELVSKSLPVSVIVLGQGELLPQMQAKIAQLELEPIIHIFPPCEPERMIDFYSAADILLLSSAYEGISLAIYEAMSMQLPVVASDVGGQSELVTPETGFLIPKGNGDAEEIQAYLEVLIPLIKNNVLRDKLGFSARQRITEFFSLEAMADRMESIFAEAIASNQAKPQIEINPDIAEEMLRLGLEYIHQEQVSSNLWQEKCQIEKQRDALQIEKCQIEKQRDALRSRKNAMETSKFWQMRKLWFKLKRKLKLTDEEI; translated from the coding sequence ATGTTTGTGTGCCAACCTTATAAAAGTATTAAAGAATTTATAACTGTAATACAGAACCAAAAGTGTAATTTTGGTAGAATTGCAAACGATAAACCTACTGTATCTATAATATCTTCCTTCTATAATGCCCATGAATACTTTGAAGAAACCTATGCCTCCCTTAAGCAGCAAACTTTTCAGGATTTTGAATGGATTATTATAGACGATTGCTCTACTGAGCAAAAGTCCATTGATTTATTTGCATCTCTCAATACAACAGAACTGAACATTATAAAAATTTATCATCCACATAATAAAGGATTGTCTGCTGGCAGGAATACAGCTATTTCTCATGCTGTAGGTAAATATTTATTTTTCATGGATTTAGATGATTTACTTGAGCCTACTTATCTTGAGAAGTGCGTTTTATTTTTAGAGACTAATCCGGATTTTTCATTAGTTAATTCATATAACGTGGGTTTTCAAGCACAAGAGTATTGGTGGTCTCATGGTTTTGAAAAATGCTCTAGGTTTATTGAGCAAAATTGGATAACGGCAATGTTAATGTACAGGAAAGAAGACTTTGATAAACTAGGAGGATTTGATGAAGATTTAAGATTTTATGAAGATTGGGAAAGATGGCTAAGAGCGATCGCTAATAAGCAGAAATGCTGGACAATACCAGAGTATTTGCATTGTTACCGTCGAAATAGTTCTGGTCTTTTACTCACATCAATAAAAGATACTATTCAAAATAATCAAACAATTGAAATCATTCAGTCACGCTATAAGCATTTTTTTAAAGATGGTAGTGTACAAAATACATCGTTAAAACGACCTTCAGCATTTGAAATAAATTTACAACATTACAGGCTTCCTATACAAAATTATCTTGGTGAGCAACAACCATGTAAACGCATTCTTTGTTTCTTTCCTTGGTTAGAAGTAGGCGGTGCAGATAAATTTAACCTAGATTTAGTTACGTTACTAGCTGAGAGAGGTTATAAAATTACAATAACTACTACTTTAAAGTCTCAGCATCCTTGGCATCATCACTTTTATAATGTTACTTATGACATTTTTCATTTAGATAATTTGTTACACGATACTCAGTTACTTGCTTTTGCATCCTATTTAATTAAGTCCCGCCAAATTGATATTGTTTTTATATCTAATTCCTATATTGCTTACTACTTAGTACCTCTACTAAAAATAGAGTTTCCTAATGTTATTTTCATTGACTATGTACATACTGATGATCCAGGCTGGCGTAAATGTGGCTATCCACGGATATCTTGTCAACTCACTCAGTTTCTTGATCGCCAAGTAGTGTCATCAAGCTATTTATTAAATTTCTATAAAAATCTCAACCCAGACACTGAAAGTAAATTAAGCGTTTGTTATACCAACGAAGATACTAATAAGTGGACTAGAAATCAAGAAAAAGGTACAAAACTACGTCAAGAGCTAGGTATTGATAATGACAAAATACTTTTATTATATCCTGCTAGAATCGTAGGACAAAAAAGACCTTTACTACTAGTAGATATTGTTAAAGAGCTAGTCAGTAAATCCTTGCCTGTATCAGTGATTGTTCTTGGGCAAGGAGAATTACTACCTCAAATGCAAGCAAAAATCGCTCAGCTAGAGTTAGAGCCAATAATTCATATATTTCCACCTTGCGAACCAGAGCGGATGATTGATTTTTACTCAGCAGCAGACATACTACTACTATCATCAGCATATGAAGGGATTTCTCTAGCAATTTATGAAGCTATGTCTATGCAATTACCAGTGGTAGCTTCAGACGTTGGTGGACAAAGTGAATTAGTCACGCCAGAAACTGGATTTTTGATTCCTAAAGGAAATGGCGACGCAGAAGAAATACAAGCATACTTAGAAGTTTTAATACCTTTAATTAAAAATAATGTTTTGCGTGACAAACTTGGATTTTCTGCTAGGCAGAGGATTACAGAGTTTTTCTCTCTAGAGGCGATGGCGGATCGCATGGAGAGTATTTTTGCAGAAGCGATCGCATCTAATCAAGCTAAACCTCAAATAGAAATTAACCCGGACATAGCAGAGGAAATGCTGCGTTTAGGGCTAGAGTACATTCATCAAGAACAAGTATCGAGCAACCTATGGCAGGAGAAATGCCAAATAGAAAAACAAAGGGATGCTCTTCAGATAGAAAAATGCCAAATAGAAAAACAAAGGGATGCTCTCAGGTCACGGAAAAATGCTATGGAAACATCTAAGTTTTGGCAAATGAGAAAACTGTGGTTTAAATTAAAACGGAAATTAAAATTAACTGATGAAGAAATATAA